Part of the Thermococcus barossii genome is shown below.
AACCTCGCGGTTGGGCTGAAGGTCTTCGCGGGACTGGTCAGCGCGATGGTTGCAATAGCGGCCTTCCGGAGGTGGGAGGAATGATACCGTTCCAGTTCATCACGGCGTTCCTGCTCATAGCCATGGGAATCTACGCCCTCCTCTACAAGAGGAACCTCATCAAGCTCATACTGGCCCTCAACATCATAGATGCCGGCATACACCTGCTCCTCATAAGCTTCGGCTATAGAATAGAGGCAGGCCAGATACCAACCGCGCCAATCTACACGGGCTACGAGACCGTAAAGAGCGCCATGGTCGCCCCGATTCCGCAGGCGCTCACGCTCACCAGCATAGTCATCGGGGTCTGCGTTCTCTCGCTGGCAATGGCCCTCACGATAAACGCCTACAGGCACTACGGAAGCCTCGACGTTAACAAGCTCAGGAGGTTGAGAGGATGAACGTCCTGCCGTACCTCATCATAGTCCCGCTCCTCGGGGCATTCGCACTGCCCATAGTGGGCCTCGCGGGAAGGAAGGCCAGGGAGCTGTGGGCGATACTCATAACTGGCATCACCCTCGGCGTCGCGGCCGGACTGTTCAAAGAAGTCTGGAAGAGCGGCGAGATACTCGTCTACACCCTAGGAGCGAAGAGCCCCATTGGAAACGGCGTTCCATTCCCGGTAAGGATAGTCTGGGAGGTGGACCTCCTCAGCGCGCTCTTCGCCCTGATGGTGACCTTCATAGCCTTCGTGGCGGTTCTGTACTCCAGCGAGTACATGAGGCACGATACGGGGCTTGAGAAGTACTATGCCCTGGTGCTCGTCCTCGAGGTCGGCATGCTCGGCATAGCCATAACCGGCGACCTGTTCAACTTCTACGTCTTCCTGGAGATAATGAGCATAGCGAGCTACGCCCTCGTCGCCTTCAGGAACGACACCTGGGAGGGCATCGAGGCGGGCATAAAGTACATGTTCGCCGGCTCCCTTGCCAGCTCGTTCATCCTCCTCGGGATAGTGCTCCTCTACGGCCAGTACGGAACGCTGACGATGGCATACCTGGCCAAGATGATAGCTGAGAACCCAACCTTCACCGCCAAGGTGGCCCTCGGCCTCCTCGCGGGCGGACTGCTCTTCAAGAGCGGTGCCGTTCCGGTACACATGTGGCTCGCGGATGCACACCCGGCCGCTCCGAGCTCGATCAGCGCCATGCTTTCCGGCCTGGTAATCAAGATAGGCGGTACCTACGCCCTGGCGAGGCTCGCCTTCAGCGTCTTCAGCGCCGGAATCAGCACCAGAACGGTCGGCTGGATAATCATATTCTTCGCCTGTGTGACGCTGATAGTTGGCAATGCGATGGCCATAGTGCAGACCGACATGAAGAGGCTCTTCGCCTTCTCCAGCGTTGGCCAGATAGGCTACATCCTGCTGGGAATCGGAATAGGACTGGCAGCCTACGGAAGCGACGTCGGCCAGGTCGCTCTGGCAGGCGCGATATACCACACCGTCAACCACGCCATCATGAAGGCCCTCCTGTTCCTCGTCGCGGGAGCGGTCATACACGGGCTCGGAACCAAGAACCTCAACGAGCTGAGCGGAATAGCCAGGAAGATGCCGGTTACGAGCTTTGCCTTCCTGGTCGGTGCTGCGGCGATAATAGGCCTCCCGCCGCTCAACGGCTTCGCGAGCAAGTGGCTCATCTACGAGAGCTCGGCGCTCTTCAACCCGTTCCTCGCGGCGATAGCGGTCATAGGCACCGCCTTCTGTACCGCCGCCTACATCAGGGTGCTCTTCACGTTCTTCGGAAGGCCGAGCGAGAAGGTCATGAATGCGAAGGAGCCGGGAAAGGCCATGCTCGTGCCGATGCTCATCCTGGTGGTGGCGATAATCGTCATGGGGCTCTTCCCCTGGGCCATCAGCGACAAGGTCATGATTCCCGCCGCAAAGACCCTGGAGAACATAGGGGCTTACGTTTCAGCCGTACTGGGGGGTGCGTGAAATGTTTGGCTACTGGGATGCGCTTTACTTCGTTTACGTCTTTGCCATAGGCCTGCTCATCTCGTACGTGCTCTACAAGTGGGCCGAGCGCTCCAGCACGGGGACGAGGAGAACCGGCGATGGAACGAAGATATTCCTCAGCGGTGAGGACCAGGACGAGGTCATTCCCCAGTTCGAGCACTTCCAGGGCTACGTCACCGGAAGACACGTCATGTGGGGCCTCATAAGAGGAATTCACAGGATGTTCCTCATCTTCCGCAGGGAGCACACCGGACTGCTGGGCGACTACATCAGCTACCTGCTCGTCACGACCGCGATAATTGTGGGAGCGCTGATAGTGTGGGGGTGAGATGAATGACCATTAAGGTTCCCGCCAAAGGTTCAAATTCATCGGAGCGCGAGAGGCTTGAGAGGGAGATATCAAAGCTCTGCAGGTACATTGGAAGGTCACCCTGGGTCTTTCACGTGAACAGCGGCTCGTGCAACGGCTGCGACATCGAGATAATAGCCGCACTGACGCCGAGGTACGACGCCGAGCGCTTCGGTGTGAAGCTCGTTGGAACGCCGAGACACGCCGACATACTGCTCGTAACCGGGCCGGTGACCGACCAGAGCCTTGAGAGGGTCAAGCTGGTCTACGAGCAGACGCCCGATCCAAAGGTTGTCATAGCAGTCGGGGCCTGCCCCACCGGTGGAAGCGTGTTCTTCGAGAGCCCCTTCACCAACGCGCCGCTGGACAGGCACATACCGGTGGACGTCTTCGTACCCGGCTGCCCGCCGAGGCCCGAGGCGATACTCTACGGAGTCGTGCTCGGTCTGCAGAAGCTGATAGAGAGAATTGAGGGGGGTAAGAGATGAACGTTGACGAGTTCGTTAAGGTTTTCAGCGAGAGGTTCCCCGGGGCCGAGATAAGGGTGAGCGAGAACAAGATGCCCCACCCGAAGAGGCGCGTCTGGGTCGAGATAGACAGGGAGAAGTTCCACGACGCCATGAAGTTCATCAAGGAGCTCGACCCGAAGGCCCAGTTCTCCATCATAATCGGAATAGACGCCGGTGACAGGCTGCTCGCCAAGTACCACATGGAGATGTTCTGGGGGGAGGGGGAGAGCCTGTCGCTCGTCATAGGTACAAGCGTCCCAAAGGACGACCCCAAACTGCCAACGGTTACCGACGTCTTCCCGAGCGCACTGCCCTACGAGAGGGAGAACCAGGAGTTCCTCGGGCTGTTCTTTGAGGGAATCCCAGATCCGAGGAGGCTCTTCCTGCCCGACGACTTCCCGGAGGGAATCTACCCGCTGAGGCTCGACGAGACGGGAATCAAGCCGGAAATGGTGAAGAACGCAGGACACCCATACAAAATCAAAAAGGAGGGCTCGAAATGAACGGAAGGCTTGAGTACTGGGTTAAGATACCCATCGGGCCCATTCACCCCGCACTGGAGGAGCCCGAGAAGTTCATAATCACGCTGGACGGAGAGAGGATAATCAACGTTGACGTCAAGCTGGGCTACAACCTCAGGGGCCTCGAATGGATAGCCATGAGAAGGAACTACATCCAGATACTCTACCTCGCCGAGAGGATATGCGGGATATGCTCCTTCTCCCACAATCACACCTATTCCAGGGCCGTCGAGGAGATGGCCGGTATAGAGGTCCCCGAGAGGGCCGAGTACATCCGTGTGATAGTGGGCGAGCTGGAGAGGATACACTCCCACCTGCTCAACCTTGGAGTCGTTGGACACGCAATAGGCTACGATACGATTCTACACCTCAGCTGGCTCGCGAGAGAGCGCGTAATGGACATCTTGGAGGCGATTGGGGGCAACAGGGTCAACTACTCCATCAACACCATAGGAGGAGTCAGGAGAGACCTTGAAGAGAAGCACGTCAGGGCCATACTCGACATGATAGAGTACTACCGCAACGAGGTCATGCCAAAGATAGAGGAGATATTCCTCTACGACCCCACGGTAGAGGCCCGTCTGAGGGACGCTGGGGTCATACCCAAGAGGATAGCCATTGAGTACAGCGCTCAGGGGCCGACCGCGAGGGGAAGCGGTGTGAAGAAGGACGTCCGCTACAACGAAAAGCTGAGTGTCTATCCAGACCTCGGTGTGAAGCCGATAACCCCCAAGGAGTTCACAGGCGTTGTCAAGGGCGACGTCTTCGACAGGATGGTGGTCAGGGTTGGCGAGCTCTGGCAGAGCATGGAGCTCATAGAGAGGGCCATAGACCAGATGCCGGAGGGCAAGATAAAGGCCGTCCCAAAGGACAACGCACTCCTCTTCCAGCTCAAGAAGGCTGAAGGGGAGGGGATAGGCAGGTACGAGGCCCCGCGCGGTGAACTCATCCACTACGTCATGGCCCAGAAGGGCAAGGACGTCCCGGCGAAGTGGAAGATGCGCGAGCCGACCTTCCCGAACCTGTTCGCGATAGCCAGGGCACTGGTGGGCGAGCAGGTGGCGGACGTTCCGGTCGCGATAGCCTCAATAGACCCCTGCCTGAGCTGTACGGACAGGGTCGCAGTGGTGGATGCTAACACAGGAAGGAAGAAGGTTCTCACCGAGAGGGACCTCCTCAGACTCTCGATAGAGAAAACCAGGGAACTGAACCCGAACGTCAGGGCCAAGCCGGAAGTTGTTGGGGTAGGCTGCCCGAGGGGTGGTGTCCTATGAACGTCCTATACGCTACTCTCGGATTCCTGGGAATTTACGCTTACGTATCCTTCGCCTCACTGCTCTGGGGGGGAATAGACAGGAAGCTCGTTGCAAGGATGCAGCGCAGAATGGGCCCGCCGCTGTTCCAGCCCTTCTACGACTTCCTCAAGCTCGTCAGCAAGGAGTCCATAATCCCAAGGGACGCCAACAGGTTCTTCGAACTGGCCCCCGTGCTGGCGCTAGCGACTTCCATCACCCTTCTGGCGTATACCCCCCTGGGCTTCGAGCCGCTCTTTGGAACCAAGGGTGACGTGATACTATTCATCTACCTGCTGACCCTCATAGGCTTCCTCAGGGTACTCGGTGCGGTCAGCTCGGGCTCTCCCTACGCCCAGATAGGCGCCCAGAGGGAGATGATAATCCTCGTCTCCAGGGAGGGGCCGATGATGCTGGCCCTCTTCACGATACTCTGGCGCCTCACTGAGCTCGGCGTTACAAAGCCTTTCAGCATGGGCACCTTCTACGAGCACAACGTCTGGGAACTCGGAACGCCGCTGAGCCTCATAGGGACACTCATACTGCTCTTCGTCTTCATGGTCTGGCTGGCCAGTGAGATTGAGGTCGGCTACTTCGACATACCGGAGGCCGAGACCGAGCTCGCCGAGGGAACGATGGCGGAATACAGCGGAAGGCATTTAGCCCTCTTCGAGCTGGCCAACGCGATAAAGGCCTTCGTGAGCGCGAGCCTCGTCGTGGCGATATTCTTCCCGTGGGGCATTTCAAGCTACCTCGGACTGAGCGGGGCCACGGCGGTAGTCGTAGACCTGCTCTTCCACACCCTCAAGGTCTTTGCCGTGCTCTTCGTCAGCATGAGCGTCTTCAGGGCCGTGACTGGACGGCTCAGGATAAACCAGGCTGTGAGTCTTTTCTGGACCAGGATGCTTCCGGCGGCGATAGTGGGAGCACTGCTACTGGCTATAGACACGCTGGGGGTGATGGCATGAAGGTTCCACCGACGCTCTCCACGGTCCTCAGCAACCTGTTCAAGAAGCCAGCAACCAACCCGTTTCCAGCCAGCGAGCCGGTTCCGGTTCCGGAGGGCTTCAGGGGCAAGCTCATCTACTACCCGGACAAATGTGTCGGCTGCAGGCTCTGCGTTATGGTATGCCCTGCTGGGGTCATAGAGTACGTCCCTGAGGTCAGGAAGGTCACCTTCTGGCTCGGAAGGTGCGTCTTCTGCCAGCAGTGCGTGGACGTCTGCCCGGTCAAGGCCCTGGAGATGAGCGACGAGTTCCTGCTGGCGACGGACGACAAGTACGACGACAACCTGCGCTGGTTCAAGGAGGATGAGATAGAGGAGCTCAAAAAGAAACTGGAGGAGCAGAAGAGGGCCAAGGGGGCATCAAAGGAAGGAAGTTCCAAGTAGTCCAAATTGCTTTTTGTATTTTCTCCCGTCTTTCCGATGTTCTTTTCTGAACATTAGTATCCAAGAACATACTACGAAGAGCCGTTTTTTGTACTTATGTAAAGCATTGTGCCGTTTCTGTTTGTCAAATTTCAGGTTGTTAACCATTTGTTTTAGAAATCCATTTATAACGATTTAGCCAATGCTCAATTGAGATTTCGGGAAAATACGCCCGATAAGGGTTTAAAACCTAAAGTTGAGGTGGGAAAATGGGGTTTGCCGCAACGTTCCTGTGGTCCCTTATCGTGTATCTGCTCCTCACCGCGGGCTCAGGGGACATCATCGCCTGGAGTCCAGGGGAGCTGGTTGCAGGGATTGTAATAGCGGCCATCATAGGCTACGCCACGAAGGACATAATGGACGAAAAGCTGGGCTACTTCTTCAACCCGAAGAGGTGGCTGCTGTTCATAATATACGCCATAGGGCCGTTCTTCTTTGCCATGGCCAAGGCGAACCTTGACGTCGCTTACCGAGTCATAACCGGCAAGATAAGACCAGGGATAGTCAAGATATCCCCCGACCTAACGAGGGACGAGAGCAGAACCATTCTGGCCAACTCAATAACCCTCACACCGGGAACCTTCACCCTGGAGATAGACGAAGAGGGCAACTTCTACGTCCACTGGATAAACGTGCCGCCCGGAAAGGAGAAGCCCACACCGGAGGAGCTGTGCGGGTACCTTCCAAAATGGGCAAGGAGGATTGCGGAATGACGATAGATGGGATGTTCATGTGGGCCCTGATACTGCTGCTGTTTTCGGCGACTCTGACGCTGATAAGGCTCCTTGCCGGACCAACGATACCGGACAGGGCCGTAGCCCTGGATTCCATGACCACCACCACGGCGGGAGCAATGGTTGTCTACGGCGTCATAACCAGACAGGCGGTTTTCATAGACGTCGCACTTGTCTACGCGGTTCTCAGCTACATCGCGACCCTCTACATAGCCCGCTACCTGGTCAAGAAGAGGGTTGGCATCGCCTGTGAGTGCGAGGGGGAGGGACCATGATAGGGTGGCTCATCGGAATATTCCTGGCGATAGGCGTCATCTTCAACCTGCTGGCCAGCGTGGGAATCCTTCGCTTCCCAGACGTCTACACGAGAATACACGCGGCAACCAAGTGCACAACCTTTGGGACGATATTCATAGTGCTGGCCACTGTTACCTACGCGATATACAGCTACTTCTGGATCGAGAGGGACCCCTCATGGATAACCATAGGAATCCACTCGGCGCTGGTTGTGATATTCCTGGTGCTGACCAACCCCGTTGGAGCTCACGCCCTTGGAAGGGCCGCCAGGAAATCGGGAATACTGCCCTACGGGGCGGTTATAGACGAGCTGGAGGGTCGCCTATGAACTTCGAGGAGCTATTCTGGGCGCTTCAGGTCATGGCGGGGCTTGGACTCCTGATAGCGGCAATAGTGGCGGTGAGGTTCAAGAACCTGGTCTCAGCGGTTATCGCGATGGCAGTGTTCAGCCTGATACTGTCGCTGGAGTTCTACATACTGCAGGCACCCGACGTCGCGATAGCGGAGGCGGGAGTTGGGGCGTGCCTCACGACGGCGATGTACCTGCTGGCCATCAAGAAGACCACCGACGAGGAGGTGATAGAATGAGAAAGGCCCTCGGTCTCTTCGCGTTCATAGGCTTCACGCTGTTCCTCCTCGTGGCTGTGGCGAGCCTCAGGCCCTTCGGCGAGCCGGTTCACACGGAGATGGACTCGTACTTCATAGAACACGCGCAGGCGGAGGCCTCCTCCAACAACGTCGTCACCAGCATAGTCTTCGACTACAGGGGTTTCGATACCCTCGGAGAGGCCACGGTACTGTTCACCGCGGTGGCTGGCGTGCTTATGGCCCTCAGAAGGAGGGAGGTGAAGGCATGACCACGGTAATAATTAAGACGACAACAAGGTACCTGACGGCGCTCATACTGACGTTTGGAGCCTACATAATCCTCCACGGGCATCTCACGCCCGGAGGCGGCTTCCAGGGAGGGGCCGTCTTTGCCAGCGGCCTGGCGCTTCTCATAGTCGCGTGCGAGGACAGGGTGATCAAAGAGAGGTTCAAGAAGGTACCCCTGAGCGCCTTCGAGAGCATCGGAGCCCTCGGCTTTCTTGGGGTGGCAGCCCTCGGCTTCATGGGATACACGTTCTTCAAAAACGTCATAGCCAACAGCGGGTTCCCGCTCTTCGGAGAGCCGACGCCGCTCGGAATAAACCCAGGCTACCTTAACACCGGCGGAACGCTGCCCTACATGAACATATTCGTCGGAACGAAGGTTCTGGCCGGATTAACCAGCATAATCCTGGTGTTCTACCTCCTCCTGGGGGTGAGGAAGGATGAATAACGTGATTCTGGTCAACCTCCCGTTCATAGTCGTGGCGCTCCTGCTGGCGGTGGGGTTCTACACGATAGGATTCAAGAGGAACCTCATCAAGGTCGTCATAGGCATTGAAATCCTTGAGGGAGCCGTCAACCTGTTCTTAATCGCTCTAGGCTACGTTAAAGGCGCCTACGCCCCGATATACACGATGGCACCGAAGGAGGCCGTCAACAACATGGTTCTGCCGACGCCCCAGGCGCTTACCCTGACGAGCATCGTCATAGGCGTTGCAGTTTCGGCGCTCATGCTCGCCTTCGCCGTCAACATCTACGAGCACTACGGAACCCTTGACGTTACAAAGGTCAGGAGGCTGAAAGGATGATTGAGCACCTACCCGCTCTCATGATAGCCGTGCCCCTCTTCGGGGCGTTCGTGGCTCCCCTGCTGAAGAAGAAGGGCAGTGCCCCGGCAGTCTGGGCGATGATAATCACCGGCGTGACGCTGGGCATGGCACTCCTCCTGGTCAGGCAGGTGCTCATCCAGGGGATGATGGTGTACGTCTTCGGAGCCGACAACCCGCACCTCGTCCTGCCCTCAGGGTACAGGGTCCCGATAAGGATAATATTCGAGGTCGACGCGATAGGGGCCTTCATGGCGCTCTCGGCAGCGCTCATGAGCTTCATCGGAGCGATGTATTCATACAGCCACGTGAGGAACGAAACCGGCCTTGAGAAGTACTACGCGCTGCTCCTCCTCCTTGAGGTTGGAATCCTCGGTATGGTACTCACCGGAGACCTGTTCAACCTCTTCGTGTTCCTGGAGATAGCCGGAATAGCCGGCTCGGCACTGGTGGGCTTCAGGAACTACCGCGGCGAGGCAAGCGAGGCAGGAATCAAGTACCTCATAGTCAGCGCGGTGGCATCGCTGATGGTACTCTTCTCAATAGGCCTACTCTACGGCGAGTACGGGAACCTCAACATAGCCTACCTGAGCACCCAGATAGGGTTCAACACAGTTGACATAATCGCCCTGGGAATACTCTTCACGTCCTTCGCGATGAAGTGCGGCTCGGTGCCAACCCACCACTGGGTTCCTGATGCATACACCGAGGTCCCGTCAGGAATCAACCCCACCCTCCTCGTGGCGACCTACGCGAGCCTCTACGCCCTCTTCAGGGTGAGTTTCAGCCTCTTTGGCAAGGTCAGCTCGGGAATGAGCAGCGTCGGCTGGATAATGTGCGTCCTCGGAGTGCTCACAATGTTCATAGGCGTCACGATGGCCCTCGTCCAGAAGGACGTCAAGAGGCTGATGAGCTACCACGCTATTTCCCAGACCGGCTACATGCTCCTCGGCGTCGGCGTTGGCCTGGCGGTTCTCAACGACCCGGCAAAGCTCGCAGCCTTCGGAAGGGACGCGATGGCGGGAGGAATATTCCACATCATCAACCACATCATCTACAAGAGCCTCCTCCTGATGACGGCAGGAGCGCTGTTCTACGTCACCGGGACGAGGAACCTCAACGAGATGGGCGGTCTCGCCAGAAAGATGCCCTACACGACGGTGGCATTCATAGTCGGCGCCGCGGCAATATCCGGAATCCCGCCCTTCAACGGCTTCGCGAGCAAGTTCCTCATCTACGAAACATCGTACCAGCTGAGCCCGATATTCGCGATATTCGCAATGGTCACCAGTGTACTGACACTGGCTTCCTTCGTCAAGGTCTTTGCCTCAGCCTTCCTCGGACCGCCGGTGAAGAAGTACGAGAATGTGAAGGAGGTTCCAAGGAGCATGGTTGTGGCAATGCTAATCTTAGCGGCACTGTGCCTGCTGTTCGGTCTGTTCCCGAACGTTGTGCTGGACAAGCTCGTCTATCCGGCCGTTGACGCGCTGCTGAAGCTGAGCAACTACCAGACGTGGGGTGGTATACTATGAGCTGGCTTGAGAGCCTTACGCTGAACTCCCCATCGGGATTCTGGAACCCGATAATCTGGCTGGCGTTCCTCATCGTCTTCGCGGTCATAGGCTACATCATCTACTCGCGCGGAAACAGGAGCTACAAGCCGAACACAGACCAGGTAAAGCCCTACCTGAGCGGCAACGAGGTCGAGGACGTGGAGGAAATCCGCGTAAGGGCAGGAGACATTTACTGGGGCTTCATAGAGGCGCTGAAGGGCTACTACAACGTGCTCATGAGAATGCACACGGGGGACATCAGGGACTACATCCTCTGGTATCTGGGACTCGGCGCCATAATCCTGTTCATCCTCGTGGGGGGTGTGTGAATGGGGAAGCTGACCAACTTTAAACGCTCCCTCTGGGTTTTCCATGCCTCCGGAGGGAGCTGTAACGCCTGCGATATCGAGATTATAGCCGCGCTGACGCCTCGCTACGACGTGGAGCGCTTTGGAATCAAACTCGTCGGAAGCCCGAGGCACGCGGATGTTCTCCTCGTGACGGGGGCGATTCCAAGGGACTTCGCCGATAAGCTGAGGCGCATATACGAGCAGATGCCCGAGCCGAAGGCTGTCGTTGTGGTAGGCA
Proteins encoded:
- a CDS encoding NADH-quinone oxidoreductase subunit K, which encodes MIPFQFITAFLLIAMGIYALLYKRNLIKLILALNIIDAGIHLLLISFGYRIEAGQIPTAPIYTGYETVKSAMVAPIPQALTLTSIVIGVCVLSLAMALTINAYRHYGSLDVNKLRRLRG
- a CDS encoding proton-conducting transporter transmembrane domain-containing protein, producing the protein MNVLPYLIIVPLLGAFALPIVGLAGRKARELWAILITGITLGVAAGLFKEVWKSGEILVYTLGAKSPIGNGVPFPVRIVWEVDLLSALFALMVTFIAFVAVLYSSEYMRHDTGLEKYYALVLVLEVGMLGIAITGDLFNFYVFLEIMSIASYALVAFRNDTWEGIEAGIKYMFAGSLASSFILLGIVLLYGQYGTLTMAYLAKMIAENPTFTAKVALGLLAGGLLFKSGAVPVHMWLADAHPAAPSSISAMLSGLVIKIGGTYALARLAFSVFSAGISTRTVGWIIIFFACVTLIVGNAMAIVQTDMKRLFAFSSVGQIGYILLGIGIGLAAYGSDVGQVALAGAIYHTVNHAIMKALLFLVAGAVIHGLGTKNLNELSGIARKMPVTSFAFLVGAAAIIGLPPLNGFASKWLIYESSALFNPFLAAIAVIGTAFCTAAYIRVLFTFFGRPSEKVMNAKEPGKAMLVPMLILVVAIIVMGLFPWAISDKVMIPAAKTLENIGAYVSAVLGGA
- a CDS encoding hydrogenase → MFGYWDALYFVYVFAIGLLISYVLYKWAERSSTGTRRTGDGTKIFLSGEDQDEVIPQFEHFQGYVTGRHVMWGLIRGIHRMFLIFRREHTGLLGDYISYLLVTTAIIVGALIVWG
- a CDS encoding NADH-quinone oxidoreductase subunit B family protein; protein product: MTIKVPAKGSNSSERERLEREISKLCRYIGRSPWVFHVNSGSCNGCDIEIIAALTPRYDAERFGVKLVGTPRHADILLVTGPVTDQSLERVKLVYEQTPDPKVVIAVGACPTGGSVFFESPFTNAPLDRHIPVDVFVPGCPPRPEAILYGVVLGLQKLIERIEGGKR
- a CDS encoding NADH-quinone oxidoreductase subunit C — its product is MNVDEFVKVFSERFPGAEIRVSENKMPHPKRRVWVEIDREKFHDAMKFIKELDPKAQFSIIIGIDAGDRLLAKYHMEMFWGEGESLSLVIGTSVPKDDPKLPTVTDVFPSALPYERENQEFLGLFFEGIPDPRRLFLPDDFPEGIYPLRLDETGIKPEMVKNAGHPYKIKKEGSK
- a CDS encoding hydrogenase large subunit, with amino-acid sequence MNGRLEYWVKIPIGPIHPALEEPEKFIITLDGERIINVDVKLGYNLRGLEWIAMRRNYIQILYLAERICGICSFSHNHTYSRAVEEMAGIEVPERAEYIRVIVGELERIHSHLLNLGVVGHAIGYDTILHLSWLARERVMDILEAIGGNRVNYSINTIGGVRRDLEEKHVRAILDMIEYYRNEVMPKIEEIFLYDPTVEARLRDAGVIPKRIAIEYSAQGPTARGSGVKKDVRYNEKLSVYPDLGVKPITPKEFTGVVKGDVFDRMVVRVGELWQSMELIERAIDQMPEGKIKAVPKDNALLFQLKKAEGEGIGRYEAPRGELIHYVMAQKGKDVPAKWKMREPTFPNLFAIARALVGEQVADVPVAIASIDPCLSCTDRVAVVDANTGRKKVLTERDLLRLSIEKTRELNPNVRAKPEVVGVGCPRGGVL
- a CDS encoding respiratory chain complex I subunit 1 family protein, with the translated sequence MNVLYATLGFLGIYAYVSFASLLWGGIDRKLVARMQRRMGPPLFQPFYDFLKLVSKESIIPRDANRFFELAPVLALATSITLLAYTPLGFEPLFGTKGDVILFIYLLTLIGFLRVLGAVSSGSPYAQIGAQREMIILVSREGPMMLALFTILWRLTELGVTKPFSMGTFYEHNVWELGTPLSLIGTLILLFVFMVWLASEIEVGYFDIPEAETELAEGTMAEYSGRHLALFELANAIKAFVSASLVVAIFFPWGISSYLGLSGATAVVVDLLFHTLKVFAVLFVSMSVFRAVTGRLRINQAVSLFWTRMLPAAIVGALLLAIDTLGVMA
- a CDS encoding 4Fe-4S binding protein, with product MKVPPTLSTVLSNLFKKPATNPFPASEPVPVPEGFRGKLIYYPDKCVGCRLCVMVCPAGVIEYVPEVRKVTFWLGRCVFCQQCVDVCPVKALEMSDEFLLATDDKYDDNLRWFKEDEIEELKKKLEEQKRAKGASKEGSSK
- a CDS encoding Na+/H+ antiporter subunit E, with protein sequence MGFAATFLWSLIVYLLLTAGSGDIIAWSPGELVAGIVIAAIIGYATKDIMDEKLGYFFNPKRWLLFIIYAIGPFFFAMAKANLDVAYRVITGKIRPGIVKISPDLTRDESRTILANSITLTPGTFTLEIDEEGNFYVHWINVPPGKEKPTPEELCGYLPKWARRIAE
- a CDS encoding cation:proton antiporter is translated as MTIDGMFMWALILLLFSATLTLIRLLAGPTIPDRAVALDSMTTTTAGAMVVYGVITRQAVFIDVALVYAVLSYIATLYIARYLVKKRVGIACECEGEGP
- the mnhG gene encoding monovalent cation/H(+) antiporter subunit G, whose translation is MIGWLIGIFLAIGVIFNLLASVGILRFPDVYTRIHAATKCTTFGTIFIVLATVTYAIYSYFWIERDPSWITIGIHSALVVIFLVLTNPVGAHALGRAARKSGILPYGAVIDELEGRL
- a CDS encoding hydrogenase subunit MbhD domain-containing protein; translated protein: MNFEELFWALQVMAGLGLLIAAIVAVRFKNLVSAVIAMAVFSLILSLEFYILQAPDVAIAEAGVGACLTTAMYLLAIKKTTDEEVIE
- the mbhE gene encoding hydrogen gas-evolving membrane-bound hydrogenase subunit E, with protein sequence MRKALGLFAFIGFTLFLLVAVASLRPFGEPVHTEMDSYFIEHAQAEASSNNVVTSIVFDYRGFDTLGEATVLFTAVAGVLMALRRREVKA
- a CDS encoding MnhB domain-containing protein; this translates as MTTVIIKTTTRYLTALILTFGAYIILHGHLTPGGGFQGGAVFASGLALLIVACEDRVIKERFKKVPLSAFESIGALGFLGVAALGFMGYTFFKNVIANSGFPLFGEPTPLGINPGYLNTGGTLPYMNIFVGTKVLAGLTSIILVFYLLLGVRKDE
- a CDS encoding sodium:proton antiporter, which codes for MNNVILVNLPFIVVALLLAVGFYTIGFKRNLIKVVIGIEILEGAVNLFLIALGYVKGAYAPIYTMAPKEAVNNMVLPTPQALTLTSIVIGVAVSALMLAFAVNIYEHYGTLDVTKVRRLKG
- a CDS encoding proton-conducting transporter transmembrane domain-containing protein; translated protein: MIEHLPALMIAVPLFGAFVAPLLKKKGSAPAVWAMIITGVTLGMALLLVRQVLIQGMMVYVFGADNPHLVLPSGYRVPIRIIFEVDAIGAFMALSAALMSFIGAMYSYSHVRNETGLEKYYALLLLLEVGILGMVLTGDLFNLFVFLEIAGIAGSALVGFRNYRGEASEAGIKYLIVSAVASLMVLFSIGLLYGEYGNLNIAYLSTQIGFNTVDIIALGILFTSFAMKCGSVPTHHWVPDAYTEVPSGINPTLLVATYASLYALFRVSFSLFGKVSSGMSSVGWIMCVLGVLTMFIGVTMALVQKDVKRLMSYHAISQTGYMLLGVGVGLAVLNDPAKLAAFGRDAMAGGIFHIINHIIYKSLLLMTAGALFYVTGTRNLNEMGGLARKMPYTTVAFIVGAAAISGIPPFNGFASKFLIYETSYQLSPIFAIFAMVTSVLTLASFVKVFASAFLGPPVKKYENVKEVPRSMVVAMLILAALCLLFGLFPNVVLDKLVYPAVDALLKLSNYQTWGGIL
- a CDS encoding hydrogenase, whose amino-acid sequence is MSWLESLTLNSPSGFWNPIIWLAFLIVFAVIGYIIYSRGNRSYKPNTDQVKPYLSGNEVEDVEEIRVRAGDIYWGFIEALKGYYNVLMRMHTGDIRDYILWYLGLGAIILFILVGGV
- a CDS encoding NADH-quinone oxidoreductase subunit B family protein; the protein is MGKLTNFKRSLWVFHASGGSCNACDIEIIAALTPRYDVERFGIKLVGSPRHADVLLVTGAIPRDFADKLRRIYEQMPEPKAVVVVGNCGTTGGVFYDSYNIAGPIDEIIPVDVYVPGCPPRPEAIIDGVVKAWLKLEKLEKELEGKKE